The Flavobacteriales bacterium genome has a window encoding:
- the fabF gene encoding beta-ketoacyl-ACP synthase II has protein sequence MSRRVVVTGLGALTPIGNNVSEYWSNLLKGVSGAGPITRFDATQFKTRFACEVKDFVPTDFLDRKEARKLDMYAIYAMVAVSEAMEDASFDLENMDLDRAGVIWGSGIGGLDTFLKECGDFATGSGAPRFNPFFIPKMIADIAAGHISIKYGFRGPNYATVSACASSTHALIDAFNYIKWGKADVFISGGSEASINEAGVGGFNAMHALSTRNESPQTASRPFDKERDGFVLGEGAGAIILEEYEHAKARGAKIYAEVVGGAMTADAHHITAPHPEGIGAMNVMRLAIEDAGMKPEDVDYINVHGTSTPLGDVAEVKAIKGVFGEHAKKLNISSTKSMTGHLLGAAGAVETIASILAVKNNAVPPTINHSTDDPDVDPSLNLTFNKAEEREVNVAISNTFGFGGHNACVMVKKV, from the coding sequence ATGTCAAGGCGAGTCGTAGTTACAGGTTTAGGCGCTCTCACTCCTATTGGTAACAATGTTTCAGAATACTGGAGCAATCTACTAAAAGGCGTAAGCGGAGCTGGACCTATCACACGATTTGATGCAACGCAGTTTAAGACTCGTTTCGCTTGCGAAGTTAAAGACTTCGTGCCAACAGATTTTTTAGACAGGAAGGAAGCGCGTAAGCTAGATATGTATGCCATCTATGCGATGGTGGCCGTTTCTGAAGCTATGGAAGACGCCTCTTTCGACCTAGAAAACATGGATCTTGATAGGGCAGGCGTAATATGGGGCTCAGGTATTGGAGGTTTAGACACCTTCTTAAAGGAGTGTGGCGATTTTGCTACTGGCTCTGGAGCACCACGATTCAATCCGTTTTTCATTCCAAAAATGATAGCCGACATCGCTGCCGGTCACATTTCTATTAAGTACGGTTTTAGAGGACCAAACTATGCTACGGTGTCTGCTTGTGCCTCTTCGACACACGCTTTAATAGATGCTTTTAACTACATAAAGTGGGGAAAAGCAGACGTATTTATCTCTGGAGGCTCTGAAGCATCAATTAATGAAGCTGGAGTGGGTGGATTTAACGCTATGCACGCCCTTTCAACACGAAATGAATCTCCACAAACGGCTTCTCGTCCTTTTGATAAAGAGAGAGATGGTTTTGTTTTAGGAGAAGGAGCAGGCGCAATAATACTTGAGGAATACGAACACGCTAAGGCGAGGGGAGCTAAAATTTATGCTGAGGTTGTAGGCGGCGCTATGACTGCTGACGCACACCACATAACCGCTCCACACCCTGAAGGGATTGGCGCTATGAATGTTATGCGTTTAGCCATAGAAGATGCCGGCATGAAACCAGAAGATGTTGACTATATAAATGTTCATGGAACATCTACACCGCTAGGAGACGTGGCTGAAGTAAAAGCCATTAAAGGCGTCTTTGGCGAGCATGCTAAAAAGCTTAATATTAGTTCAACAAAATCAATGACCGGACACCTTCTAGGTGCAGCGGGAGCTGTTGAAACAATAGCATCTATTTTGGCCGTAAAAAACAATGCTGTACCCCCAACAATTAACCACTCAACAGACGATCCTGATGTTGACCCTTCTCTAAACCTTACTTTCAATAAAGCAGAGGAAAGAGAGGTAAACGTAGCAATTTCAAACACATTTGGATTTGGTGGTCATAATGCCTGTGTAATGGTTAAAAAAGTTTGA
- the rnc gene encoding ribonuclease III: MKFLDYIKNQLKTRTPYEKKLFNVIGYYPNDINLFNEALTHRSIKKRLKHNERLEYLGDAIFGSVIAEMLYTSFPKQNEGFLTQTRAKIVGRKTLNKLAINIELNKLLKHQVSSNRSIYGNALEALIGAIFLDKGYDFTAKFIEEKLIQPFINLNELLNEVVSYKGKILEWGQANKKQVSFQLINSYGKDHEKTYEVMILIENENKGQAIGTSIKRAEELASKEAYKDLIHS; encoded by the coding sequence ATGAAGTTTCTAGACTACATCAAAAACCAGTTAAAAACCAGAACCCCGTACGAAAAGAAACTATTTAATGTAATCGGATATTATCCAAATGACATTAACCTCTTTAATGAAGCCCTCACCCATAGATCTATAAAGAAGCGTTTAAAACACAATGAGCGTTTAGAGTACCTTGGCGACGCTATATTTGGTTCAGTAATAGCAGAAATGCTTTATACAAGCTTTCCAAAGCAAAACGAAGGTTTTTTAACACAGACACGCGCCAAGATTGTTGGTAGAAAAACGCTGAACAAACTAGCCATAAACATAGAGCTTAACAAATTATTGAAACACCAAGTAAGCTCTAACCGTTCCATTTACGGAAATGCACTTGAGGCTTTAATTGGCGCAATATTTTTAGATAAGGGCTACGATTTTACCGCTAAATTTATCGAAGAAAAACTGATTCAGCCATTTATTAACTTAAATGAATTACTTAATGAAGTAGTCAGTTATAAAGGTAAAATACTAGAGTGGGGGCAGGCAAACAAAAAACAAGTTTCCTTTCAGCTGATAAACTCTTATGGTAAAGACCACGAAAAGACGTATGAAGTTATGATATTAATTGAAAACGAAAACAAGGGTCAGGCTATAGGAACGTCCATTAAAAGAGCCGAAGAGTTGGCTTCAAAAGAAGCATACAAAGATTTAATACATTCATAA
- a CDS encoding IPExxxVDY family protein, with protein MGKQLLKIDLDVSFSLLGISCHLKDYRFAWTLNHTLRTHFFKTAPYITHNSNAEFARYQHQSDSEEIMIFSNKSQDGFLVPKKKQVDYWLLLQKEIDEQDVQKYVRLIRQSDFILAVFEENDRKTKEQFVF; from the coding sequence ATGGGAAAACAATTGTTAAAAATAGACTTGGATGTAAGTTTTTCTTTATTAGGTATTAGTTGCCATCTCAAAGATTACCGCTTTGCTTGGACACTTAACCATACGCTAAGAACACATTTTTTTAAAACTGCACCCTACATTACCCACAATTCAAACGCAGAGTTTGCCAGATATCAGCATCAGTCAGACTCAGAAGAAATAATGATATTTTCAAATAAATCGCAAGACGGCTTTTTGGTGCCCAAGAAAAAGCAGGTGGATTATTGGCTATTATTACAAAAAGAGATAGATGAACAAGACGTTCAAAAATATGTACGTTTAATTCGACAATCAGATTTTATATTAGCTGTATTTGAGGAGAATGATAGAAAAACAAAAGAACAATTTGTATTTTAA
- the pyk gene encoding pyruvate kinase encodes MTNNNTKIVATMGPACLSKDTLTEMIKAGVNVCRLNFSHADHKTHLETIRLIKEINQELNVHTAILADLQGPKIRIGKIADGSRLEDNTEFVITTKECEGDGTKAYINYQQFPKDVKAGEKILINDGKLQIEVVKTNNKDTVVTKVIHGGELSSNKGVNLPNTAISQPCLTPKDLVDLEFILTQPIEWIGLSFVRSAQDILELKRHIEKENHNARVIAKIEKPQAIKNLNSIIDVTDAVMIARGDLGVEIPMQKVPVIQKKIAKQSLEKAKPVIVATQMLESMTDSVTPTRAEVNDVANSVMDGADAVMLSGETSVGAFPLQAVETMSKIITNVEQEFSSTRSYELKETHGERFISDAICYHSCKLAEQVSAKAIITMTHSGYNAIEISSHRPPCKIYAFTNNHAILNTLSLVWGVTGFYYDNETGTDETVADTKRILKGIGLLSKDDLVLNVASMPIKEKGMTNMMRLSYLK; translated from the coding sequence ATGACAAACAACAACACCAAAATCGTAGCAACAATGGGTCCTGCTTGCTTAAGCAAAGACACCTTAACAGAAATGATTAAAGCTGGCGTGAACGTATGTAGGCTAAATTTTTCACATGCCGATCACAAAACGCATCTTGAAACCATTCGTTTAATAAAAGAAATCAACCAAGAATTAAATGTTCATACCGCTATCTTAGCAGACCTCCAAGGACCTAAAATTAGAATTGGAAAAATAGCCGATGGTTCAAGACTTGAAGACAACACAGAATTTGTTATTACTACAAAAGAATGTGAAGGGGACGGCACTAAAGCGTATATCAACTATCAACAGTTCCCTAAGGACGTAAAAGCAGGAGAGAAAATTCTTATAAACGATGGTAAGCTTCAAATAGAGGTTGTAAAGACTAACAACAAAGACACTGTTGTTACAAAGGTTATTCATGGTGGAGAACTAAGCTCAAATAAAGGCGTTAACCTACCAAATACAGCTATTTCACAACCCTGTCTTACACCAAAAGACCTTGTAGACCTTGAGTTCATTTTAACTCAACCAATCGAATGGATTGGACTTTCTTTTGTAAGATCAGCACAAGATATTCTTGAACTGAAAAGACATATTGAAAAGGAAAACCATAACGCAAGGGTAATTGCAAAAATTGAAAAGCCACAGGCCATAAAGAACCTCAATAGCATTATTGATGTCACTGATGCAGTAATGATTGCTAGAGGAGACTTGGGGGTAGAAATTCCAATGCAAAAAGTGCCTGTTATTCAGAAAAAAATCGCCAAACAAAGCCTCGAAAAAGCAAAGCCAGTAATTGTGGCTACACAAATGCTTGAGAGTATGACAGACAGTGTGACGCCTACACGAGCTGAGGTTAACGATGTTGCAAACTCTGTAATGGATGGTGCTGATGCGGTTATGCTTAGTGGCGAAACCTCAGTAGGAGCCTTCCCATTACAAGCGGTTGAAACAATGAGTAAGATAATCACTAATGTGGAGCAAGAATTTTCTTCTACACGATCATATGAACTCAAAGAAACACATGGAGAGCGTTTTATTTCAGATGCCATTTGTTACCACTCGTGCAAACTTGCAGAGCAGGTCAGTGCTAAGGCTATAATTACAATGACGCACTCAGGCTATAATGCAATTGAGATTTCAAGTCATAGACCACCATGTAAAATTTATGCGTTTACAAATAACCACGCTATACTAAATACGCTTAGCTTAGTTTGGGGTGTAACAGGCTTTTATTATGATAATGAAACCGGGACCGACGAAACGGTTGCAGATACAAAACGAATACTTAAGGGAATTGGCTTACTTAGCAAAGACGATTTAGTTTTAAATGTAGCTAGTATGCCCATTAAAGAAAAAGGAATGACTAATATGATGAGGTTAAGTTACCTCAAATAA
- a CDS encoding M42 family metallopeptidase yields the protein MSINVKLLAEICEAAGAPGHEQRIREIVLREVTPLVDEVKMDNMGNVTAIKKGSNNKKVMIGAHMDEIGFIVTHIDDNGFLRFHTLGGFDPKTLTAQRVIVHGKKDLIGVMGSKPIHVMTPEERNKSPKTTDYFIDMGMPKDEVEKYIGVGNPITRERQLIEMGNCVNCKSIDNRVSVFILIEMLREIKDNPYDIYGVFTVQEEVGIRGANVATQEVQPDFGFGLDTTIAYDVPGAAPHEKITELGKGAAIKVMDSSTICDYRMVSYMKEVASRHKIPHQLEILTGGGTDTAGIQRFTPGGSIAGAVSIPTRHIHQVIEMADKTDIRNTIDLLHYSVKELDQYDWSFK from the coding sequence ATGTCGATAAACGTAAAACTACTTGCTGAAATATGCGAAGCGGCTGGAGCCCCTGGCCACGAACAACGAATCCGCGAAATAGTACTTAGAGAGGTTACCCCCTTGGTAGACGAGGTAAAGATGGATAATATGGGTAATGTTACTGCCATTAAAAAAGGTAGCAATAACAAAAAAGTTATGATAGGCGCTCATATGGATGAGATTGGGTTCATAGTTACTCACATTGATGACAATGGATTTTTACGCTTTCACACTTTGGGAGGATTTGACCCTAAAACACTAACGGCTCAAAGGGTAATTGTTCATGGAAAAAAGGACTTAATAGGGGTAATGGGAAGTAAGCCCATACACGTAATGACACCTGAAGAGAGAAATAAATCGCCAAAGACTACCGATTACTTTATTGATATGGGAATGCCCAAAGATGAGGTTGAAAAATACATTGGTGTAGGAAACCCTATTACTAGAGAAAGACAACTTATAGAAATGGGCAATTGCGTTAACTGTAAGTCGATTGACAATAGAGTTTCAGTCTTTATTTTAATTGAAATGTTAAGGGAGATTAAAGACAATCCATACGATATTTATGGAGTGTTTACCGTTCAAGAAGAAGTAGGGATAAGAGGGGCAAATGTAGCTACTCAAGAGGTACAGCCAGACTTTGGCTTTGGCTTAGACACCACTATTGCTTATGATGTTCCTGGTGCAGCGCCACACGAAAAAATAACTGAGCTTGGAAAAGGTGCGGCAATTAAAGTTATGGACTCTTCAACCATATGCGATTATAGAATGGTCAGTTATATGAAAGAAGTTGCTAGTAGACATAAAATTCCACATCAATTGGAAATACTTACTGGTGGTGGTACAGACACTGCAGGAATACAGCGATTTACACCTGGAGGATCTATAGCAGGAGCGGTATCCATTCCAACACGACACATTCATCAAGTTATAGAAATGGCTGATAAAACAGACATTAGAAACACCATTGATTTATTGCACTATTCGGTCAAAGAGCTTGACCAATACGACTGGAGTTTCAAGTAA
- a CDS encoding OmpA family protein: MKKQLPLILALLLSVSLFSQSPDKKWSIGYKLGSEQFAGYVGEDFGGLEDSHFINGLTLSRRISSHFDLGLSALWGEYEDHYYDEYYCEDMALVRDLTLFNLNAKFHLFKYDDVLVRPFVFAGFGLLVYDDQDFETENVLDQFQYPDLGLGLNIKISPTVSVTFDETLLFIDRDRNANNKTERYLQHAVGIAFNLGKSKDADKDGISDRNDTCPEVFGLKQFDGCPDTDNDGVKDSEDRCPNEAGLISLGGCPDNDGDGIPNQTDQCPNKKRTQAMAGCPDSDNDGVADNKDDCPKVKGSKKLKGCPDSDNDGIADKDDKCPKVKGTKKNKGCPEEVKKQNPTEEKVKTSAPKVSLYVVNFESGNSNINKKSKSILNSIVDVLKKNPNYKLDIKGYTDTDGDENMNLRLSDSRAKIVKGYLIKRGISDKRLFTKGYGEQNPIADNNSEDGKAKNRRVELFLK; this comes from the coding sequence ATGAAAAAACAATTACCCTTAATTCTCGCACTATTACTGTCGGTCAGTTTATTTTCACAATCTCCAGATAAAAAATGGAGCATCGGTTATAAGCTAGGCTCCGAACAATTTGCCGGATATGTAGGTGAAGACTTTGGTGGCCTTGAAGACTCCCATTTTATTAACGGTCTGACCCTTTCTAGAAGGATTAGCAGTCACTTTGACCTTGGACTGAGCGCGTTATGGGGCGAATATGAAGATCATTACTACGATGAGTATTATTGTGAAGATATGGCTTTGGTACGAGATTTAACCCTTTTTAACTTAAATGCTAAATTCCATTTATTCAAATACGATGATGTATTGGTACGGCCCTTTGTATTTGCCGGTTTTGGCTTATTGGTTTATGACGACCAAGACTTTGAAACTGAAAATGTATTGGATCAATTCCAATACCCGGATTTAGGCTTAGGTCTTAACATAAAAATCTCTCCAACTGTAAGTGTTACATTTGATGAAACCCTGCTATTTATAGATAGAGATAGAAATGCCAACAACAAAACGGAAAGGTATCTGCAGCACGCTGTAGGAATAGCATTTAACCTTGGCAAATCTAAAGATGCTGATAAAGACGGTATTAGCGATAGAAATGATACATGCCCAGAGGTGTTTGGTTTAAAACAATTTGACGGTTGTCCCGACACTGATAATGATGGTGTAAAAGACTCAGAAGATAGATGTCCAAATGAAGCAGGACTGATTAGCCTTGGCGGGTGCCCTGATAATGATGGAGACGGTATACCAAACCAAACAGATCAATGTCCAAATAAAAAGAGAACACAGGCTATGGCAGGCTGTCCAGATAGCGATAATGATGGAGTAGCTGACAACAAAGACGACTGCCCTAAAGTAAAAGGGTCAAAGAAATTAAAAGGTTGTCCCGACTCTGATAATGACGGCATTGCCGATAAAGACGACAAATGTCCGAAAGTAAAAGGAACAAAGAAAAATAAAGGCTGCCCTGAAGAAGTTAAAAAACAAAACCCAACTGAAGAAAAGGTGAAAACTTCAGCGCCAAAAGTATCATTATACGTTGTAAACTTTGAAAGCGGAAATAGCAACATCAATAAAAAGTCTAAGTCTATATTAAACTCCATTGTGGATGTTTTAAAGAAAAATCCAAACTACAAATTGGACATAAAAGGCTATACAGATACTGATGGCGATGAAAACATGAACTTGCGATTATCCGACTCTAGAGCAAAAATTGTTAAAGGTTACCTAATAAAACGTGGGATTTCTGACAAGCGTCTTTTCACAAAAGGCTATGGCGAACAAAACCCAATTGCAGATAATAATTCTGAAGATGGAAAAGCCAAAAATAGACGGGTGGAATTGTTTTTAAAATAA
- a CDS encoding CotH kinase family protein, protein MRIVLFLLLICNALNAQVVINEISANKGFWAFDGEWNENDWIELYNSSANTIDLSTYFLSDNQDNLAKWDLPELFIGPYGFVIFHCSGKDISISSGGTDYHHTNFRLSAGETVLLTDGATILDSNQIDPSIYFGISEGRSSDGENVWCLFNEPTPNGSNNLSYCYEGITPSPSLSLESGWYSGSESVSCLNDIEGAITFYTTDGNVPTTNGSVFVEAINMSSNTVVSARSFAFNQLPSKIIDRTYIFEEDNHGLAVFSIHTNPEHLWDEYTGIYVSGPNSEEDYPFFGSNFWQPWSKFSRLEYFDSNKVKRAEESLDLEIHGGWSRAEPQKSFRLDFKSKYTGRLEHPVINTKSHIESYNNVNLRNGGQHTWSDKIQDAIFSNVVSETNVHNMGYEGCIVYLNGEYWGVYGVREKIDEHYISDNFGYPADSLDLLNSWGALAGNMVEANNVYNEVMDTDVNSPDFFTLMDNRFNLDNYMDYFIIQTYIQNVDWMGISWGANNIKLWRPQSDDGKWSYVLYDTDASFGYFWGNPWDNFLYLAANPGYPNNHSEIFNKALQNETFKCEFANRYADLMNTIFIPENFSEKANAIKNNLVAAMPDHIERWQGFGNEWNGTINSVEQWQNDIDDIVNYNEERLDGARYYVDNTLGLGGCFELSLNAFPIDAGEVKINTITPEELPWSGVYFNGCSVTLTAIPDSGFSFSHWTSGLDFVFSEEESIVVNLSEEESFVAVFDKCDDILDVYISENDSSISADVSSSSEDYELQWYLNGNALSNDSVICFPLSGLYQLVVSSGNCSMTSDELFIEPTVGFTKNEGLGSIKTYPNPTNGMVNIISNPKSGRLKTVSLLNTIGELVLVVEADKNLGFSVDFSSIPKGVYLLRLDAENESSIEKLILQ, encoded by the coding sequence ATGAGAATTGTATTATTTCTATTGCTTATTTGTAATGCGCTTAATGCTCAGGTTGTAATAAATGAAATTTCAGCAAATAAAGGCTTTTGGGCTTTTGACGGTGAGTGGAATGAAAACGACTGGATTGAACTCTATAATTCTTCAGCAAATACAATAGACCTATCCACCTACTTTCTCAGCGACAACCAAGATAATTTAGCAAAGTGGGACTTGCCAGAGCTGTTTATTGGACCGTACGGATTTGTGATCTTTCATTGTTCTGGAAAAGATATTAGCATTTCTAGTGGTGGGACAGATTATCACCACACCAACTTCAGGTTGTCTGCTGGAGAAACCGTTTTACTCACAGACGGTGCAACTATACTAGACAGCAATCAAATTGATCCAAGTATTTATTTTGGTATAAGTGAAGGAAGATCATCAGATGGCGAAAACGTCTGGTGCTTGTTTAACGAACCTACTCCAAACGGAAGTAACAACCTTAGCTATTGCTATGAGGGTATTACCCCTTCCCCATCACTCTCTCTAGAGTCAGGCTGGTATTCTGGAAGCGAATCGGTAAGCTGCTTAAACGATATTGAAGGCGCTATTACCTTTTACACTACCGACGGGAATGTGCCAACCACAAATGGCTCAGTATTTGTTGAGGCAATTAATATGAGCTCTAATACTGTTGTATCGGCACGGTCTTTTGCATTTAACCAATTGCCCTCTAAGATAATAGACAGAACATATATTTTTGAAGAAGACAACCATGGACTCGCTGTTTTTTCAATTCACACAAACCCCGAGCACTTATGGGATGAATACACGGGTATTTACGTGTCAGGACCAAATTCTGAAGAAGATTATCCGTTTTTTGGAAGTAATTTTTGGCAGCCATGGTCTAAATTTTCGCGACTTGAATATTTTGACAGCAATAAGGTTAAACGGGCCGAAGAATCTCTTGATTTAGAAATTCATGGGGGGTGGTCTAGGGCTGAACCTCAAAAATCTTTTCGTTTAGACTTTAAATCAAAGTATACTGGTAGACTTGAACATCCTGTTATAAACACTAAAAGCCATATAGAAAGTTACAATAACGTTAACCTTAGAAACGGCGGACAACACACCTGGAGCGATAAAATTCAGGACGCTATTTTTTCAAATGTTGTTAGCGAAACCAATGTCCACAATATGGGGTACGAGGGTTGTATTGTTTATTTGAACGGAGAGTATTGGGGGGTGTATGGTGTTCGAGAAAAAATAGACGAGCATTATATCTCTGATAACTTTGGTTATCCTGCTGACAGCTTAGATCTTCTAAACTCTTGGGGGGCTTTGGCAGGAAATATGGTAGAGGCCAATAATGTGTATAATGAGGTTATGGATACCGATGTAAACAGCCCTGACTTTTTTACACTTATGGACAACCGGTTTAATCTAGATAATTATATGGATTATTTTATAATTCAGACATATATACAAAATGTTGACTGGATGGGTATTTCTTGGGGAGCCAACAACATAAAGCTATGGAGACCACAAAGTGATGATGGAAAGTGGAGTTATGTGCTTTATGACACCGATGCTTCGTTTGGTTATTTCTGGGGCAACCCTTGGGACAACTTTTTATACCTCGCCGCAAACCCTGGTTACCCAAACAATCATTCAGAGATTTTTAATAAAGCCTTACAAAACGAAACGTTCAAATGTGAGTTTGCTAACCGTTATGCAGATTTGATGAATACAATCTTCATTCCTGAGAACTTCTCAGAAAAAGCCAATGCTATAAAAAATAATTTAGTGGCTGCCATGCCAGACCACATTGAAAGGTGGCAGGGTTTTGGAAACGAATGGAATGGAACTATTAACTCAGTAGAGCAATGGCAAAACGATATCGATGATATTGTCAACTATAACGAAGAGCGTTTAGATGGCGCTCGATACTATGTAGATAATACCTTGGGGTTGGGCGGTTGCTTTGAGCTTTCACTTAATGCATTTCCCATAGATGCTGGTGAGGTGAAAATCAACACTATTACCCCGGAAGAACTACCCTGGAGCGGCGTTTATTTTAACGGCTGTTCTGTTACTTTGACCGCCATTCCTGATAGCGGGTTTTCTTTTTCCCATTGGACTAGTGGTTTGGATTTTGTATTTTCTGAAGAAGAGTCAATAGTAGTTAACTTAAGCGAGGAAGAGTCGTTTGTGGCTGTATTTGATAAATGTGATGATATCCTTGATGTTTACATTAGCGAAAACGATAGCTCTATATCTGCTGATGTATCTTCATCTTCAGAAGATTATGAATTACAATGGTATCTGAACGGAAACGCACTATCAAACGATAGTGTTATATGTTTTCCGCTAAGCGGACTATATCAATTGGTTGTAAGCTCTGGAAACTGCTCGATGACTTCTGATGAATTGTTTATAGAACCAACCGTAGGTTTTACGAAGAATGAAGGCTTGGGCTCTATTAAAACTTACCCAAATCCGACAAACGGCATGGTCAATATAATATCTAATCCAAAAAGTGGAAGGCTTAAAACAGTCTCGCTTCTCAATACTATTGGAGAGCTTGTGTTAGTGGTAGAGGCTGATAAGAATCTGGGATTCTCCGTTGATTTTTCTTCTATACCCAAAGGAGTTTACTTATTGCGTTTAGATGCTGAAAACGAAAGTAGTATTGAAAAATTAATTCTTCAGTAA
- a CDS encoding deoxyribodipyrimidine photo-lyase, whose protein sequence is MTKKLNIVWLKRDLRTSDHEPFFHAENHENDYISIYIFEPNLLSHPDSSLRHQQFVYHSILDLNKSLKPYKRNVHVFYANADEVFSYLTEEYSISKVFSYQESGIKTTWDRDKSVGKILKNRGVEWHEFENQSVKRGLNHRLGWDKDWYLYAHSECIQNTFSKSSPTLDKSPYDFDVKKHPKLGAYPNNYQPAGESFAVKYLNSFLDERGKNYSRHISSPQKSRVSCSRLSTYLAWGNISVREVFQKVKTDPNYKSHKRSFDACLTRLKWRSHFIQKFETDCRYELFCINKGYEKMEYDNNDSLLQKWKEGKTGFPLVDASMRCLINNGWINFRMRAMLVSFLCHHLNQDWRRGVYHIAQLFLDYEPGIHFTQFQMQAGVTGINSIRIYNPVKQSIEKDPDGEFIKKWVPELREIETPFIHRPWEMTPIDLLSKGITLDYPAPIVEPVKAVKTSRNQLWSLRKDPLVKEESEKLLKIHVRPSVKPK, encoded by the coding sequence TTGACAAAAAAATTAAATATCGTTTGGCTCAAAAGAGACCTAAGAACCTCCGACCATGAGCCTTTTTTTCATGCTGAAAATCATGAAAACGATTACATCTCTATCTACATTTTTGAGCCTAATCTGTTGTCTCATCCTGACAGTAGTTTGAGGCATCAGCAGTTTGTTTACCACTCTATTTTAGACCTTAATAAGTCCCTTAAGCCCTATAAAAGGAATGTACATGTTTTCTATGCAAATGCTGATGAGGTGTTTTCATATTTAACAGAGGAGTATTCTATATCAAAGGTGTTTTCATATCAAGAAAGTGGCATTAAAACAACTTGGGACAGGGATAAGTCCGTAGGTAAAATTTTAAAAAACAGAGGAGTTGAATGGCATGAATTTGAAAATCAATCTGTAAAAAGAGGACTTAACCACAGGTTGGGATGGGATAAAGACTGGTACCTATACGCTCATTCTGAATGCATTCAAAACACCTTTAGCAAAAGCTCACCAACCCTTGATAAAAGCCCCTATGATTTTGATGTAAAAAAGCATCCTAAATTAGGGGCTTATCCAAACAACTATCAGCCAGCAGGCGAGTCTTTTGCTGTGAAATACCTCAACTCTTTTCTTGACGAAAGGGGAAAGAATTATTCTAGACACATTTCAAGCCCACAAAAAAGCAGAGTGTCATGCAGCCGTTTGTCAACTTATTTAGCCTGGGGCAATATTAGCGTTCGTGAAGTGTTTCAAAAAGTTAAAACAGACCCTAACTACAAATCACACAAACGTTCTTTTGATGCTTGTTTAACTAGATTAAAATGGCGTTCACACTTCATTCAGAAATTCGAAACTGATTGTAGATACGAATTGTTCTGTATCAACAAAGGCTATGAAAAAATGGAGTACGATAACAACGATTCTTTATTGCAAAAATGGAAAGAAGGAAAAACAGGCTTTCCGCTTGTTGACGCCAGTATGCGGTGCCTCATTAATAATGGATGGATAAACTTCAGGATGAGAGCAATGCTTGTGTCTTTCCTATGCCACCACCTCAATCAAGATTGGCGTAGAGGAGTGTATCATATTGCTCAGTTGTTTTTGGATTATGAGCCTGGCATTCACTTCACTCAATTTCAAATGCAGGCAGGAGTTACCGGAATAAATTCAATCCGTATATACAACCCCGTAAAACAATCAATAGAAAAAGACCCCGATGGTGAGTTTATTAAAAAATGGGTGCCTGAACTCCGCGAAATAGAGACTCCTTTTATTCATCGTCCATGGGAGATGACGCCGATTGATTTGCTTTCCAAAGGAATAACATTGGATTATCCAGCCCCAATAGTAGAGCCCGTAAAAGCAGTTAAAACAAGCAGAAATCAGCTTTGGAGCCTACGCAAAGACCCATTAGTGAAAGAGGAGTCTGAAAAACTTCTTAAAATTCATGTAAGGCCGTCTGTAAAACCGAAATGA
- a CDS encoding YqhA family protein: MSMFENKFEKALWNLRYVVILSVILSIVASITLFVIGSWDIMYSIIYQNPLFNVEVNNNNDLLFKIISSIDLFLIGIVLLIFGFGVYELFISEIDFAKGKFSESTLKISSLDQLKNKIIKVIIIVLIVKFFEKILKLTPNFTTPMDVLFFGVSILSICLGYYLINKK, encoded by the coding sequence ATGTCAATGTTTGAGAATAAATTTGAAAAAGCACTTTGGAACTTGCGATATGTAGTAATTCTTTCCGTAATACTATCCATAGTAGCTTCAATTACTTTATTTGTTATAGGAAGCTGGGATATTATGTATTCGATCATTTATCAAAACCCCTTGTTTAATGTAGAGGTAAACAATAACAATGACCTGCTATTCAAAATTATTTCGTCAATAGATTTATTCTTAATCGGTATTGTATTGCTCATTTTTGGCTTTGGTGTATACGAACTTTTCATTAGTGAAATTGATTTTGCGAAAGGTAAATTTTCTGAGTCCACATTAAAAATTAGTAGTCTGGATCAACTTAAAAACAAGATAATTAAGGTCATTATCATTGTCTTAATTGTAAAATTTTTTGAGAAAATTCTGAAGCTAACGCCGAACTTTACAACCCCTATGGATGTGTTGTTTTTTGGTGTTTCTATTTTGTCGATTTGCTTAGGTTACTACTTGATAAACAAAAAATAA